The Streptomyces vinaceus genome contains the following window.
CGCCCCCTCGTCGCGGGCCGAGGCGGGTCTCCCGCCGACCCGCTTCCCCCTCCCGCCGGGCACCCGCCCCAACATGCCGCGCCAGCGGCCGCCGGAGCAGCCCCGCTGAGGCCGGTGCCGGTGTGCGAGGGGTCGGCGGGGGAGACCCGCCCCCGACCCCGCACCCGGCCCCGGCACCGGCCCCGGCCCCGGTCAGCTGAAGATGATCATCGAGCCTTGGCCGAGGCTCCGGGTCGCGGCCGCGTGCAGCCCCAGCCACACGTGCCGCTCCCGCGCGAAGGGGCTCTCGTCGTACGGGATCGGCCCCGCGGGCTCCTCCAGGGACGTGGGCCGTCCCGGCGCCGCCGGCGCCCCCGGCGGGTTCCCCGGGTCGATCCCGATCGCCGGCGCCACCACCATCAGCTCGCGCAGCAGCCCCTGCGCGGAGCCCAGCGGCCCGCCCCCGGCCAGCAGCTCCTCGTTGGCCAGCGGGGCCGCGAAGTCCACGGGCACGTACGCCCCGGCGTGGTCGTAGTGCCACACCAGGTGCGATTGCTGCGCCGTCGACTCGAACATCTCCAGCAGCTGCTCGTAGTCCCCGCCCAGCTCGTCCACCGGCGTCACCGGCAGGCCGCAGATCTGCAGCAGGTAGGCCCGCCGCAGGAAGTGCAGGGCGTCGTAGTCGAAGCCGGCGACGGGGGCGACGTCCCCGCTCAGGCCCGGCATGTACGCGAACACGGGCACCGACGGCAGGCCCGCCTCGCCCAGCGCCTTGTCGTACGAGGCGATCTCTTCCGCGAACGGGTTGTCGGGGCTGTGGCACAGCACGTCGACAAGGGGGACCAGCCACAGGTCACAGGCCACGCGGGCTCCGATCAGTCGATGTCGCCGATCCGGCCAGCGTAGTGCGCCGAACACCCTCCGCGAAGGGCTGCGCAGAACCTGGGGCCGAACCCTCGGCCGACCCGGGGCGGCACATGGGCCCCCACCAGGCGCGACGCGTGCCGCAGCCGCCCGCTACACCTGCCCCGGACCCACCCTCCAGACCCAGACGTCCTCGACCTTCTGCGGCTCGCGCCCCAGCAGCTCGCTGATCATGTCCCGCAGCTCGATGCCCCGGTCCTGGAACGGCAGCACGACCGCCCCCGCCTTCCAGAACTCCAGGTCGCGGCGGGCCTGGTCCCGCCACTGCGGGGTGATCTCCGGCGGCTGCTGCCCGTACCGGACGTCCCGCAGGAGGTTCGACAGGTGGCGCGGGGTGGCCCCGTAGATGCCGATCCGGTCGGGACCCCACGGGCCGTTGAAGTAGCCGCCGGCCAGCCGGAAGCCGAAGTCCGCCTCGACCTGCCAGTGCAGCGCGTCCGCCTGGCCCGGGTCGGGCAGCGGTACCGGAACGAGTGCTTCGCCGTCCTTGACGTAGCCCTTCCAGGCGCCCGAGGTGATGAACGCCGGCACCGGTGCCCGCTCGCGTACGGCCAGCGGCAGGGGCAGCACCGGGATCAGCGCCGCCGCCACCGCGAGCAGGCCGAGCGTGCGCAGCTCGCGCGTGCGCATCCGTACGATCCGGTCCAGCGCGAGAGCGAGCAGCACGCCCAGGACGGGAGCGCACACCATCGCCACGCGCCCCTCGATCACCGACTCGAACAGCGGCAGCTTCACCATCAGCCGCCAGGGCCCCGGCAGCACGACGTCCGTACGCGGGACCGGCACCCAGGGCCCGAGGGACAGCGCCAGCGCCACGCCCCCGGTGATCGCGAGCGCGCGGACCAGCCTGCGGCGCCACATCCACACGCAGACGGCCGCGCCGAGCGCCAGTAGCGGCCAGCCGTAGAAGGCGTTCTGCTCGGTGGTGTTCAGCGAGAGCCGCCCGGCCGTCTCGGCGTCGCCGAAGAGCGAGCGGGCCGCGTACTCGACCAGGGCGCGCGGGCTGTTGCCGGCGTTGTCGCCGTGCAGCACCGAGTGGTAGCTCTGCGGGCCGAAGAACTGCCAGTACAGCGGGTAGATCAGCAGCGGTACGCAGACGCCCGCGGCGATGACCAGACCGAGGCCCAGCGGCCGCGCGGCCGCGAGCGCGCGCCGCCGGTCGACCAGCAGGTACGCCAGCGAGAAGACCAGCATGCCGAGCGCGGCGATGAGCAGCGGCTCCTCGCCGAGGAAGATCTGGTACGTCGCGAACAGGCCGAGCAGGACCCCGTCGCGGACGATGTTCCTGCCCTCGCACAGGCGCAGGGCCCGGTCGATGATCAGCGGGAGCATGAAGAGCACGACGAAGTTCGGGTGGCCGTTGGCGTGCGAGACCATCGGCGGCGCGAAGGCGGCGAGCGCCCCGCCCGCGGCGGCGGCCCAGCGGCTCTGCACGAGGCGGCGGCGGATCAGCCAGTACCAGGTCCAGGCGCTGGCGGCCATGCCGAGCGTCAGGACGAGCGCGAAGGTGACCGTCTCCCCGAACAGGAGCGTGACCGGGATCAGGGGGACGGTCAGGCCCAGCATGGTGGCGTTGGCCATCAGGTTCACGCCGTCGGGCATGCCCTGGGCCGTGGTGAAGAGCGGGTTGCGCAGGTGGGTGATGTTGTCGGTGGCTACGCCGACGAACCACTCCCACTGGTTCTGGTCCTGGAGCGCGTCCGCGAGGTAGCGGCCGTCGAGGTCCGCCCACAGGCCGTGGAAGACGTACGCGGAGAGGGCGAGGAAGACGGCGGCGACGGCGAGGCCGCCCGCGTTCAGGCGGAAGAGCTCGGCGAGGGCGCGGCGCCGGTCGCCAGGGGCCGTGGTGCGGCGGGGGCCGGGGCGGGGGCCGGGGCCGGCGGGCGGCTTCGGGGTACGGGTACGGGTGCGGGTACGGCTCACCGGTACCTCGGCGACGTGCCAGCCCTGGCGGCGCACCCAGCGCAGCACCTCGGCGTCGACGGCCGGGCCGTCGAGGACGGAGGCGCCGAAGGCGGCCCGTGCCCGGTCGCCGTCGAAGAGGGCGAAACCGCAGGTGTCGGCGCGGAAGCCCGGAATCCCGGGGATGCCCAGGGCGCGGACCAGGCGGTTCCCCGACCGGCCGAGGGCGGCGGTCGCGCGCTCGCCCCCGCCGCCGTCGATTTCGCTGCCGCTCCCGCTCCCGCTGCCCGGGGCCGCTTGGCCGAGGGCCTGCTCCAGGTGCTCCAGCTCGGCCGGCGGCGTCCTGAGCCCGGCGTCGGCGAGCAGCACCCGCTCCCCGGCACAGCCGAGCACTCCGGCGCGCAGCGCGGCGCCCTTGCCGCGGTGGTGCGGGGAGCGGATCAGCCGGATCCGGGGCTCGTCCGCGGCCGCGGCCTCGACGAGGGCGGCGGTGTCGTCGGTGGAGGCGTCGTCGGCGACGACGAGCTCCCAGTCGCCGGGGCCGCTGCCGAGGCGGGCGTCGAGGTGGGCGCGGAAGGCGTCGAGCGTCGGGCCGATGCGGTGCGCGTCGTCGTGGGTGGGGATGACGACGGAGAGCCGGACGGCGCCCAGCCAGGCGGGGGCGGCCGCGGCCGCTGCGGGGTCGGTGGTGCGGGGCGTGCCGGTCGCGCCGCTGGTGTGGGTCGTGCCGCTCGTGTCGGTCGTGCCGCTCTTGTCGGTCGTGCCGCTCTTGTCGGTCGTGTCGGTCACGCGCCGACCGCCTTCAGGCCCGCGGCCCAGTCCAGGGCGCGCTGGTTGTACGCGTGCACGAGGGCGCGTACCTCGTCGGCGTCGGCCCGTGTCACCGCTTCCACCAGCTCGTTGTGGCCGGACCACAGCCCGGTGTGCAGATCGGGGGCCGCCTTCAGGTGCGGGACGGCGAAGACCCAGCACTGCACGCGGATGCGGTGCAGGAAATCCGAGATGTACGTGTTGCCGACCAGCCCGCTCAGCTCCCTCCAGAAGCGCAGGTCGTAACCGATCAGCACTTCGAGGGAACCGCTCTGCGCGGCCCTGCACGCCTCTTCGGCACGACGGCGCACCGACACCAGCATTTCGCCGGAGCCGGGCGCGGTGCCGCGCTCGACGAGCCGCCGGAAGATCCCGTCCACTATGAGCGTACGGGCCTCGATCATGCCCCGGTAGTCGTCCACGGAGAAGACGCGCACGCGAAAGCCCCGGTGCTGCACCGATTCGAGCAGTCCCTGGGCGGAGAGGTCGACGAGCGCCTCGCGTACGGGGGTCGCGGAGACCTCGTACTTGTCGGCGATCTGCTTGACGGTGAACTCGGTGCCCGGTGGCAGGCGTCCCGCCAGCACCTCGTCACGCAGCGCGTCCGCGATCTGCTGGCGAAGTGTGTTGCGGGTGACAGCGCCGCTGCCTGGCATAGGGGTCCGTCTCCTTGAGTGAGGTTTCGGACACCTTAGGCCAGGCAGCGAGGCTGAAACCGATCGAACGGTGGTGGCTTTCGTCTCGGCCGACGGGCGGTCAGGCGGACGTGGTGTGGCGGTCCGCGACCGTCAGCGCCTCGTCCAGCAGGGCCAGGCCCTCCTTGGCCTCCGCCTCGGTGATGTTGCAGGGCGGGACGACGTGCGTCCGGTTCATGTTCACGAAGGGCCACAGGCCGGAGGCCTTGCAGGCCGCCGCGAACTCGGCCATCGGCGCGTTGTCGGCCCCGGCCGCGTTGTACGGGACGAGCGGCTCGCGCGTCTCCTTGTCCCGTACGAGCTCCAGCGCCCAGAAGGCGCCGAGGCCGCGGACCTCGCCGACCGACGGGTGGCGCTCGGCGATCTCGGTGAGCGCCGGGCCGATCACGTTCGCGCCCAGGTGGGCGGCGTGCTCGACGACGCCCTCCTCCTCCATGGTGTTGATCGTCGCCACGGCGGCGGCGCAGGCCAGCGGGTGGCCGGAGTACGTCAGGCCACCGGGGTAGGGACGGGTGGCGAAGGTCTCGGCGATGGCGGCCGAGATGGCGACGCCGCCGAGCGGCACGTACCCGCTGTTCACGCCCTTGGCGAAGGTGATCAGGTCGGGGGTGACGTCCCAGTGCTGGGCGGCGAACCACTTGCCGGTGCGGCCGAAGCCGGACATGACCTCGTCGAGGACGAAGACGATGCCGTGGCGGTCGCAGAGCTCGCGCACGCCCGCGAGGTAACCGGCCGGCGGGGTCATGATCCCGGCGGTGCCCGGCACGCTCTCCAGGATGATCGCGGCGATGGTCGCCGGGCCCTCGAAGGCGATGGTGTCGGCGAGGTGCGCGAGGGCGCGCTCGCACTCCTCGGCCTCGGTGGTGGCGTGGAACGGCGAGCGGTAGAGGAACGGGCCCCAGAAGTGGACGACGCCGGCGGCCGCGGTGTCGGAGGGCCAGCGGCGCGGGTCGCCGGTCAGGTTGATCGCGGCGGCGGTGGCCCCGTGGTACGAGCGGTACGTGGAGAGCACCTTCTGCCGGCCCGTGTGCAGACGGGCCATGCGGACGGCGTTCTCGACGGCCTCGGCGCCGCCGTTGGTGAAGAAGACCTTGTCCAGGTCGCCCGGGGTCCGCTCGGCGATGAGGCGTGCGGCCTCGGAGCGGACGTCGACGGCGAAGCCGGGCGCGAGGGTGCAGAGCCGCGCGGCCTGCTCCTGGATCGCGGCGACGACCTTGGGGTGCTGGTGGCCGATGTTGGTGTTCACCAGCTGGGAGGCGAAGTCGAGGTAGCGGTGGCCGTCGTAGTCCCAGAAGTACGACCCCTCGGCTCCGGCGACGGCGAGCGGGTCGATCAGGGCCTGGGCGGACCAGGAGTGGAAGACGTGGGCGCGGTCGGCGGCCTTGACGGCCGCGCCGGTGGCCGCGAGGTCTGCGGGGTTGCCCGTGGTGACGTGAGGGGTCATGCGGCCACGCTAAGAGTGCCCAGGTGGGAGGGGATATCGGCGGACTGTCTGCGGGTGGGTGCCGGGTCTCGGCAGTCTGTCGGCAGCTGGTGGGGAAGCGGGGTGCTTGTCGATCGATTGACAGCAGACTGTCGAACTGACAGCCTGCTGTCATAGGGGGAGGGAAACGGACGCTCGGAAGCATGGAAGAGGCGATGACGATGACCGGGACGACCACTCCCACCACCCGCACCTCCCCGACCTCCCAGACATCCTTGACCTCCCCGACCTCCCCGACCTCTCCGACCTCTCCCCGGCCGGTGCACCTCGCGGTCTACGACACGTACGCGGACTGGGAGACCGGCCACACCACCGCGCACCTCACCCAGCGCGGCTACCCGGTCCGTACGGTCGGCCCGGCCGCCGGAGCGCCGGTCACCACCATGGGCGGCGTTCGCATCCAGCCCGACCTGGCCCTCGCCGACCTCGCGCCCGGGGACTCCTCCCTCCTCATCCTGACCGGCGCCTCGCTCTGGGACTCCGGCGACGAGCTGGCCCCTTTCGCGGTGAAGGCGCGCGAGTTCCTGGCGGCAGGAGTCCCGGTCGCGGCGATCTGCGGAGCCACGGCCGGCCTGGCCCGGGAAGGGCTGCTCGATGCGTACGCCCACACCAGCGCGGCCGCCGCGTACCTGGCGCGCCAGCCGGGGTACGCGGGCGCCGGGCGGTACGTCGAAGCCGACGCGGTGACGGACGGCGACCTGATCACGGCGGGCCCGACGGAACCGGTCGCCTTCGCCCGGGAGGTCTTCGCCCGGCTGGACGTCTACGGGCCGGAGGTCCTGGACGCGTGGTACCGCCTGTTCCACGACTCGGACGCCAGCGCGTTCCCCGTGCTGATGGCGGCGGCGGAGCGCGGCGATGCCTGACGCCCCGTCCGCTCTGCTGAGCCGTACCGCGCTCGGGGTGTTCGGCCTGAACGGCCGGTTCCTCGCGATCTCTGAGGAACTGGCCAGGCCGGCCGGGCTGACCGCGGCGTGGTGGCAGGTGCTGGGCGCGGTGCTCCAGGAGCCCCTGCCGGTGGCGGGGATCGCCCGGGTCATGGGCATCACGCGGCAGAGCGTCCAGCGCATCGCGGACCTGCTGGCGGCCAAGGGCCTCGCGGAGTACGTCCCGAACCCGGCGCACCGGCGCGCGAAGCTGCTCCGTCCGACGCAGGAGGGGCGTGCCGCCGTCGCCCGCATCACCCCGGCCCACGCCGTACTGGCCACCCGGCTCGCGGAGGAGCTGGGCGAGGCGGCCTTCGCGGAGACGGTCGAGGTCCTGGACCGCCTCACGAAGGCGTTGGACGCGCTGCGGGGCGCCGGGGTCGACGGGGCTGCCGGAGCCCCGGAGTCGGACTGACCTGCGCGCGGAGAGGAGGCCGGTGGGGTGCGGTGCGGGCGCCCGGCGCGGTGCGGGTGCCCGGCGCGGCTACTGGGCTCCTAGCCGGTCCAGTTCCTCCCCGATGGCGGTGCGCAGGCCGTCATGCCGGGGGCCCAGCTCGTGGCGGGCCCCCCGCCAGTACTCCTCCTGCTCGTACCGCCACACCGGCACGCGGACCAGCTCGGGGGGCTCCCAGTCGTAGCGGGGCCAGATGTGGGCGTGCAGGTACGGGTCGGTGTTGCCGAGGATCTCGATGTTCACCCGCCGGAAGGCCGGATCGAGCCGCCGGCAGGCCCGTTCGACGGCCTCGGCGAGCCGCTCCATGTCACTGAGGTACGCCGTCCTGCGCGCCCGCGGCAGGTCCGAGAGCCGGGTCACTGACGGGTCGTCGGTCAGCAGTACGGCGTACCCGGGGAGGAACTGCCGGTCACCGATCACGGCGAAGCCCTGGTCGAGGCGGCGCAGCACGGTCGGGTTCTCGCCCCGGTGCGCGCTGCCTATGCGGTCTTTGCGCCAGTCGGTGTTGGTCATGGCGGGACCTTAGGGGACGGCCTTGCCGTCCACCCCCGGGATGCATCCCCGGGGCGGCGTCGCGGAGTTGGCCGCCTGCTTCGGACGTGGCTCTCAGGTCTGCCCTGTCATACCTGAGAGCCACGTCGGAAGGGGGCTCTGCAGCGGGACGCCGACGATGCCCCTCAATTCCTAACTTCGGAACCGGAGAAGACGCGAGCCAGCGCCTCCGGACCGAGCGAAGGAAATGGGACCCGCCATGACCCGCGCCGCAGGACGCCCCGATGGACGCCTCGAAGAACGCAGCGCCGGCCGCACGGCCGGACGGCACCGCGGCCGCCTGCGGCGCACCCTGCTGGCCGGGCTGGTCGCCGCGGCCGTCGTGCTGCCGGTGTCCGCCGCCGCCTCCCCCGACGTCCCCGCCCCGGCCCCGGCCGTGCTCGCCGAACAGACCGCGCTCCCGGACCGGTACGCGGCCAACCGCGCCGGCCTCGCGGAGGCGGCCCGCATGGCGCGGGAGGCCGGCCGCACGGGCCGCGCGGCGAAGCTGGAGGCCATGGAGGCGGGCGGCACCGCCCGGTTCCTCGCCTTCGACGGCCGCGGCAGGGGCCGGGCGGTCGAGGTGCTCGGCGATCTGGAGCGCGCCGACCGGGTCGCCGTCCTGGTGCCCGGCTCCGACACCACGCTGGACACCTATCAGCGGTTCCGCGCCGGGGCCGTCGCCCTGCAGCAGCGCCTCCTGGCAGCCGGGCATCCCCGCTCGGCCGTGGTCGCCTGGCTCGGGTACGACACCCCGGGCACGGTCAGCCCGACCGTGCTGACCGCCGACCGGGCGGATGTGGCCGCCGCCGAACTGGGCCCCTTCCTCGACCGGTTGGGGCGGGCGGCGGCGCCCGGAGCCCAGCTCTCCCTGCTCTGCCACTCGTACGGGAGCGTGGTCTGCGCCCGGACCGCCACGGGCCCCGCAGTCACGGACATGGCCCTGTTCGGCAGCCCGGGCACCGGCGCCGGCTCCGCCGCCGAGCTGCCGACCGGGGCCCGGATCTGGGCCGGGCGCGGCGGGGCCGACTGGATCGGCCACGTGCCCCATGTCCGCCTCGGCGGGATGGGCTTCGGCACCGATCCCGTCGACCGGGCCTTCGGGGCCCGGGCGTTCCCGGCCGGCGCCGGCGGGCACAGCGACTACCTCAAGCCCGGCACCGCGTCCCTCGACAGCCTGGCCCGCATCGTCCTCGGCATCGACCCGACCGACCCGGAGGTCCCCCGTGTCTGAGCTCCGCTCCCGCTGGTCCGTCCTCGCGGACCGCATCGACTCCGGGACACCCGCCGACCGGGACCGGGCCGTGGACGCCCTGCGGGCCTTCGCCATCCTCGGCGTGGTGCTGGGCCACTGGCTGGTGACCGCCCTGACCACCGCCGACGGCGGCCTGGGCACCACCAGTCCGCTGGCCCACCTGCCCTGGCTGGCACCGGTGTCCTGGGTGTTCCAGACCCTGGCCGTGTTCTTCCTGGTCGGCGGTCATGTCGCCGCCCGCGGCCACGCCTCGGCGCGCGAGCGCGGGGTCCCGTACGGGGTGTGGGTCGGGCAGCGGCTGTCGCGGCTGTTCCGGCCGGTCGCCGCGGTGCTCGCCCTGTGGGCCGTGGCGGCGGCCGGGATGCTGCTCGGCGGGGCCGAGCCGGACACCGTCCGGACCCTGCTGAAGCTCGTCCTCTCCCCGCTCTGGTTCCTCCTCGTCTTCGCCGTGCTCACCGCGGCCACACCGCTCGTGGCGCGGCTCGCTCCGCAGTGGCCGCTGGCCGTGGTGGCGGGTGTGGACCTGTGGCGGTTCGGCTTCGGCGGTCCGGAGTGGATCGGCTGGGTCAATGTGGCCGCGGGCTGGCTCGTCCCCTACACCCTGGGCGCCGCCTGGTCCCGCGGAAGGTTCGCCGGGCGCACCGCGGCCGCCCTGCTGCTGGGCGGGGGCGCCGCCGCCACCGCCGGGCTCGTCCTGTGGGGCGGGTATCCGGCCTCCATGGTCGGCGTTCCCGGGGCCCCGATATCGAATCTGAACCCGCCGACGCTGGCCGCGGTCGCGTTCGGACTGGCCCAGTGCGGGCTGGCCCTGCTGCTCCGCGGGCCGTTGGAGCGGGCCATGCGCCGGCCCCGGGCCTGGGCGAAGGTCGCGCTGATGAACCTGTCCGCGATGACCATCTTCCTGTGGCACCAGACCGCGATGATGGCCGTCACCGCCCTGGGGCTGCTGGCCCCCGTCGATCTGCCGGGGCTGCACACCGTGCCCGACTCCCCGTGGTGGATAGCCGCCCGGCTGCTGTGGCTGCCGGTGTTCGCCGCCGCGCTGGGCGTCTGCTGGGCCGCGTTCCGTACGTACGAGCAGGCCGGGCGGCCGGAGCGGGGCAAGTCCCCCCGGACGGCTCCCCGGACCTCCACCGGCTCCGGGGCCCCGGGCCGTGCCCCGCGGGCAGCCGAAGAGGTGACGGCCCATGCCTAGGGTGGACGACGTGAACGAGCAGAGCGGACCGCCCGCCGTGGAAGCGGACTTCGGCACGACCCCCGCGCCCCGGGCCGGGCTCCGGCGGCCCTTGGCCCTCGATCTGCTCACCATCGAGCGCGATCCGCTCCCCCGGATGTCGCGGCCGCGCTGGCTGGCCCGGCTGCCGCACGCGGTGGTCGTCTACGCCGCCGTCTTCTTCGGGTTCCTCACCACGGAGCAGATGAGCGACCACTACAACGACCAGGGCGGCATCCCGCTGGTGGCGGCGCTCCTGACGGGCGCGTCCATCGCGCTCGCGATGTTCCGCCCGATCGCCGGCTGGTGGCTCGGCCTGCTGGCGGCGGCCGTGGTCGCCTGGTCGATCCACGACGGCGTCGGCCACGGCCAGACCTGGCCCTGGATGCCGTCGGGGATCATCGCGTTCGCGCCAGTCCTGCTACTGGTGGCCCTGCGCGTGCCGCCCCGGGTGACCGTCGCCGCCGTCGCCGTCCCCGTCGCCCTGACCGGGCTGGCCGAGCTGCTCTTGAAACCGGAGCACAGCCAGACCAGTGTCCTGGCCGCGCTCCTCCTGTTCGGCTTCGTCGGACTCCTCGGGTACGCCCTGCGGGCCACCCGCCTGGCCCGCGGCAAGCTCGTCGAGCAGGAGACGATCACCGAGGAGGAACGGGCCCGCCGCACCCTGCTGGAGGAACGCAGCCGCATCGCCCGCGAGTTGCACGACGTCGTCGCCCACCACATGTCCGTGATCTCGATCCAGGCGCAGGTCGCCCCGCACCTGGTGGACAACCCCTCCGAGGAGCTCAAGGAGAACCTGGCGGGCATCCGCGAGAACGCGCTGGAGGCCCTGACGGAACTGCGCCGCGTACTGGGCGTGCTCCGCTCCGAGCAGCCGGACGATCCGGCGAACCCGCACCATCCGCAGCCCACCCTCTCCGAACTGGACGGCCTCGTGGACAACGTGCGCGGCGCGGGTCTGGCCGTCACCACCGAGATCGCGGGCGTGCAGCGGTCCCTCGCCCCGGGCGTCGAGCTCACCGCGTACCGGATCGTGCAGGAGGCGCTGAGCAACTGTCTGCGCCACGCGCCCGGATCGCGGGTGGAGGTCGGCATCGCGTACGGGCCGCGCGAGCTGCACCTGTGCATCGCCAACACCGCGCCGACCCGGCCGGCGCCGCCCTCGCACGGGGCCGGGCACGGTCTGCTCGGGATGCGGGAGCGGGCGGGCATGCTGGGGGGCGAGCTCGCCGCCGGTCCCCGCCCGGGCGGCGGGTACGAGGTGAGCGCCGTGCTCCCGATGGACCCCGAGACGAAGAAGGACTGACGAGGACGCATGAGCACTCCGGCCGCACCGATCAAAGTGATGATCGCCGACGACCAGATGATGGTCCGGCAGGGCTTCACCGTCCTCCTCAACGCCCAGCCCGACATCGAGGTCGTCGGCCAGGCCGTGGACGGGGCGGACGCGCTGGCGAAGGTCGCCGCACTGGCACCGGACGTGGTCCTGATGGACATCCGCATGCCCGGGATGGGCGGCATCGAGGCCACCTCCGTCCTCACCGGCGCGCCCGGCTCCACCGTCAAGGTGCTCGTGCTGACCACCTTCGACCTCGACGAGTACGTGTACGAGGCGTTGCGCGCCGGGGCTTCGGGGTTCCTGCTGAAGGACGCGTCGGCCGACCAGCTCGCGGAGGCGGTGCGGGTGGTGGCGGCCGGTGACGCGCTGCTCTCGCCGAACATCACCAAGCGGCTGATCACGGAGTTCTCCCGGATGGGGGCCCCGCGGGCGCCGTCGAGGGCGCGGATCGACGAGCTGACGGAGCGGGAGACCGAGGTGCTGTCGCTGATCGCGCAGGG
Protein-coding sequences here:
- a CDS encoding response regulator, giving the protein MSTPAAPIKVMIADDQMMVRQGFTVLLNAQPDIEVVGQAVDGADALAKVAALAPDVVLMDIRMPGMGGIEATSVLTGAPGSTVKVLVLTTFDLDEYVYEALRAGASGFLLKDASADQLAEAVRVVAAGDALLSPNITKRLITEFSRMGAPRAPSRARIDELTERETEVLSLIAQGLSNAEIAAHLVVAEQTVKTHVGRILVKLGLRDRTQAAVFAYETGLVRPTGY